AGCTAAATTGGCTTGATTTTACAAAATCTCTGAATTTCTTGGGCCTTCTTCCTAAAATTTCTTGAATACCACTTCCTATATTTTCATTTCTTCCATCTAAAATTTCGCCAAAAGCAATAGTCATATGTTCTGCAACAAAATGGGGTAACCCTATATTTTTCAACAGCTCTAAATATTCGTTTTTATTAAGAAAATTATACTTTATATCACGACCAAGGCTATTTCCAATGGTTTCAACAGCTTCTTCAAAGGTCAGCAATCCATCTCCTGTAACTTCATAGATTTTTCCATTATATTTTTCATGAATCAGGCATTCCACCACAGCATCAGACAAGTCATCCAAATCTACAAATGGTTCTTTCACGGAACCTGCCATAAAAGTAACAGATCCCGACTGTATGCCATGCAGAAAATGCCCCTCACTAAAGTTTTGATTAAACCATGCGGAACGGATAATCGTCCATTTTAATGGCGAATTTATGAGAATATCTTCGCATTTCTGGACTGATTCCTGCCCCCTCCCGGAAAGTAATACAGCCTTCGAAACTCCTTTCTTCACCATCCAACTTATCAACAGATTAATTTGTTCATAGGCATCCGGAACAGATGTATCGGGATGTACAATATATACTTTATCAATATTACTCACAGCCGGCTCGTAGGTCGACACATCATTCCAGTCAAAAAAAAGCAAATCTGTTTTTACTTCCTCTTTTGTTCTTGTTGTAGAAAATACACTAAATCCCATATTTCTTAATTTTTCCACAACTCGACGACCATTTTTACCCTCTCCACCAATGACTAAAATATTTTCATTCATTTCTATAATTTTTAATTGATAATACAAATCTATGGATGGCAGATGATTCATATCGCTTAACTATAATCAAGTATAGCTATCGTTCTTTTTACTATGCCCGTTTAGCCTACAAAACAATCAATTTTCACAAAATATATTTTCAAATCCCATCTAATTTTCCTATTTTTCAAATAAAATCCCACAACACAAACAAATGCTGAAAATCTTTACCCTTATACAGAAATCCCTAAAAAAATCTTTCGATAATATTCGGAATGAACAACTGAAGTATAATCTTCTTCAGGCAATTCCCTTTTGGATTGGGTCTGTTATTACAGGTTTTTTTGCAGTGTTATATGCTCAGGTATTTGCTTGGGGTGAACATCTCATGAACTTCATTTTTGACTGGCATGCATGGATGATCTTCATTATTGCTCCCATTGGTTTTGTTCTTTCGTGGTGGCTGGTAAAAGAATTTGCTCCCAACGCTAAAGGAAGTGGCATTCCACAGGTTATGGCAGCTGTAGAATTGGCTAATCCTAAAGAACATAAAAAAATCAGAAGCCTTTTAAGTCTAAAGATTATTATATTTAAAATCATTTCCTCTGTTGTATTGGTTATTGGAGGTGGTGCAGTGGGTCGTGAAGGTCCCACCATTCAGATTGCGGGTTCAGTTTTCAGAAAGGTGAATGAATATTTACCTGAATGGTGGCCCAAGATTTCCAAGAAAAACATGATCATGACAGGAGCAGCAGCCGGACTTGCAGCAGCTTTCAACACCCCTTTGGGAGGAATTGTATTTGCGGTAGAGGAATTATCAAAAACGCATATTAATTACTTTAAAACAGCTTTATTTACAGCCGTCATCATTGCCGGTTTAACAGCTCAGACATTAGCAGGATCTTATTTATACCTTGGTTACCCAAAAACGAATGATGTATCTTTAATGGTAATGTTTCCCATTGTTCTTGTGGCCGCTACAGCAGGCATTCTTGCAAGCCAGCTCTCTGTCATCATGCTTAAGATCAATGGATGGAAAAAGAAAAAACTGAAAACAGATAAAGCCAATGTTATATTTTTAGTGATCTGCGCTTTAATCATTGCTTCCATTGCCTATTTTATCAATCGGGAAATTCTGGGTTCCGGAAAAGAGATTATGGAACGGGTTCTTTTTACGAAAGATAAACATGAAGACTGGTATGTTCCTATCCTAAGAATGCTGGGTCCCGCCCTATCCTTTACTTCCGGAGGTGCAGGAGGCATCTTTGCACCAGCACTTACTGCGGGGGCAAGTATCGGATCTGTTATTTCAGGGGCTATCCATTTAACGCCCAATGAAACCAATGTAGTAATCCTTGGCGGAATGGTCGCTTTTCTTACAGGAATTACCCGTGCACCATTCACATCAGCCATTATTGTATTGGAAATGACTGACAGGCATTCTTTAATATTCCACCTGATGCTTGCGGGAATGGTTTCTTCCATTGCGTCCCTATTAGTAAGCAGACATTCTTTGTATGATGTATTGAAAGTGAACTTTTTAACGGAAATCAGGTCAAAGGATTAATTGGAAATGAAAGAAGATTCCCACTTACACAGCCATTAAATCTTCAATCTCATCAATATTAACTTTCAACTATTTCACCAATAGTATTGTATATTACAAATATATTATCTAATTTTGCACCTCGAAATAATTAACAAATTCATTTAACATTATGAACAATTACGAAACTGTTTTCATTTTAACTCCCGTTCTATCTGAGGCACAGGTAGAGGAAGCAGTGAACAAGTATGTAGATCTTATCAAAGAAAAGAACTGCGAAATCGTTGCTAAAGAAAATTGGGGATTGAAAAAGCTAGCTTACCCTATCCAATTGAAAAAGAATGGGTTCTACACTTTAATCGAGTTTAAAGGTGAAGGTACTGTAGTTGCTGATTTAGAATTAGCATTTAAGCGTGACGAGAGAGTAATCCGTTACCTAACTACAAAACTTGACAAACACGCTGTTGAATACGCTGTAACAAGAAGAGCTAAAGTAAAAGCAGCTAAAGCTTAATTATTAACCCTATTTTTTAAAAAAGACAAGACATGGCAATAGATGAAATGGCTAAACAAGCCTCTGCAGGAGGAGAATCAGAAGTAAAATTCCTTACTCCACTTGATATCAATACAAAATCTGAAAAGAAATATTGTAGATTCAAAAAATACGGAATTAAGCACGTTGATTACAAAGATGCTGATTTCTTATTACAATTCGTAAACGAGCAAGGTAAAATCTTACCAAGAAGATACACTGGAACTTCTTTAAAATACCAAAGAAAAGTTTCTGCTGCTATCAAAAGAGCAAGACACCTTTCTTTACTACCTTACGTAGCTGACTTATTGAAATAAGACAAAAAAATAAATAGAAGAAGAGAGCAATCTCTTCTTTTGTTGCTGAATAAATAATTAATTCTAACTTGATTTTAGATCATTCTAAAATCTTAAAAAAGGACAACAACAATGGATATCATCCTAAAACAAGACGTAGAAAACTTAGGACTTGAGTTTGATACAGTAAGTGTAAAGCCAGGTTATGCAAGAAACTTCTTACTACCTCAAGGAATTGCACTTTTAGCTACACCTAAAAACAAAGCAGCTCTAGAAGCTACTTTAGAAGCTAGAAAAGAAGAAGAAGCTAAATTAATCGCTGCTGCTAACGCTGTAGTTGATCAATTGAAGAAAACTTCTATCACTATTCCTGCAAAAGTAGGTTCTGGTGACAAATTATTCGGATCTATCAACAATGCAGATCTTTCTGCTGCTCTTGCTAAAGCTGGAGTTTCTGTAGAGAAGAAATACATCAAAATCCCAGGGAACACTATTAAGAGAACTGGTAAAGTAACAGCAAACGTTAGATTACACAGAAACGTTGAGTACAATTTCGAATTCGATATCGTATCTGACGCTCCAGTTGTAGCTGCTCCTGCTGCTAAAAAAGAAGAAGTTAAATCTGAAGAAGCTTAATTAAGCGACCGAAAATTTTTCACAATACAAGGCCACTTCAATTCAATTTGAAGTGGTTTTTTTATGTAATAAAGCATGAAAATCAAAGAGCCAAGATTCAAGATATTTATTCAGAGAATTAATATAAGCTAAATTATGATTTTCCCATCAACACAAAAACTCTAACACACTAACACTCAAAAAACCTCCAACACAACAACCTGCCCAATCACCTATCCCCTCTTAATTTCTGCTGATATTCCGTAGGAGCTACTCCAATCACTTTTTTAAAAATATTGCTAAAGGAAGACAGGCTATTGTAGCCCACCATCATGGCGATTTCGTACATATTATATTTACTTTCAAGCATCAGCTCAAGCGAGCGGGTAATTCTTAAGGCTCTTAAAAAACGAACGTAATTCATCCCCAAAATTTCCTTGAACTTTCTGGAAAGGGTTCTTGTGCTCATTCCGAATTCCTTGGCCGTAGATTCAATGGTAAGAGGCTTTTCCAGGTTAGCGTGAATATATCTTGCAATCTTCAGTAAAGTTTCATCCTTTGGAAAGGGATGCTGAACAGGGAATGCAAGCTTTTTATCTCTTTTTTCAGGTAAAACTCCTTTTAAGGCTTTAAGGAAATAATATTTTGAACCGTCATTTTTTGTGATTTTTCCATCCCAGTCTTTGGTATATAAAATCATCTCCCGAAGCAGTTCATTAACTGAATAAATATTAATTTCATCAAAAAAGCCACTTTCTTCTTCCTCTTTTTTAAAGTAAAAATTATATAAATCTACCTTAGGACTGGTTGAAAAAAGATAATGTGGGGTTCCTGCAGGAATCCACATAAAACACCTTGCCGGAAGATACCAATGCTTCAGATCTGTAAAAACATGTACAATACCTCCCTCTGCATACACTAACTGCGCAGAACTATGATAATGAATATCTGTTGTAATGTTACCGGTAAGAACATGATAGACATAAAATTCAGCATCTTCCTCTTCTACTTCTTTAAAATGACTGTTATTCATGAAATAAAGGTATGAATAAATTTCAAAATGGCGTAAATGAACAAATCTTTTTCTTGTTTCACAAATACTGTCTGATGGAGTCCGTCGTACCTTTGCCCTATCAAAATCATTTTAGCAAAAATCCTTTAATTAATTTATGAATATGATATTTAACGCGTGCCGATATCAGTGCATAGCGTTGTGCCTACTATTGAGCAATTTTTTTAACGCACAGATGATAGACTACCAACATCTTGGCCTACAACAGGCTATAGAGATTGGCCTAAAGAATAACAAGAATATTCAGATCAGCCATCTAAAACAGGAAATGTCCGCTACCAAAGAGAAAGACCTTACAATGGAAAAACTTCCGGACGTTGAATTTCATACGAGCTATACACAGGTTACCAATCTTTTTCAGTATCAGGATGGCGTATTTAGTAAACCTACAAAATATGATGCCATCAATGGGATGTATGATTTCACCTTATCAGCATCCATTCCGGTATACATGGGCGGAAAGATTAAAAACACAGAGAAGAAAGCGGCTATTGATACTGAGATTTCAACCTTAAGAACGCATCTTGATGAAAGACTTCTAAAAATGGAGATCATTACTGCCTTTTTACAAATTCATCATCTAAAGGAACAACAGATACTTATTAATGACAAGATGAAGGAAGACTCGGTAAACATCAAGCAGGTAAAAGCATTGA
This genomic interval from Chryseobacterium joostei contains the following:
- a CDS encoding chloride channel protein codes for the protein MLKIFTLIQKSLKKSFDNIRNEQLKYNLLQAIPFWIGSVITGFFAVLYAQVFAWGEHLMNFIFDWHAWMIFIIAPIGFVLSWWLVKEFAPNAKGSGIPQVMAAVELANPKEHKKIRSLLSLKIIIFKIISSVVLVIGGGAVGREGPTIQIAGSVFRKVNEYLPEWWPKISKKNMIMTGAAAGLAAAFNTPLGGIVFAVEELSKTHINYFKTALFTAVIIAGLTAQTLAGSYLYLGYPKTNDVSLMVMFPIVLVAATAGILASQLSVIMLKINGWKKKKLKTDKANVIFLVICALIIASIAYFINREILGSGKEIMERVLFTKDKHEDWYVPILRMLGPALSFTSGGAGGIFAPALTAGASIGSVISGAIHLTPNETNVVILGGMVAFLTGITRAPFTSAIIVLEMTDRHSLIFHLMLAGMVSSIASLLVSRHSLYDVLKVNFLTEIRSKD
- the rplI gene encoding 50S ribosomal protein L9, with product MDIILKQDVENLGLEFDTVSVKPGYARNFLLPQGIALLATPKNKAALEATLEARKEEEAKLIAAANAVVDQLKKTSITIPAKVGSGDKLFGSINNADLSAALAKAGVSVEKKYIKIPGNTIKRTGKVTANVRLHRNVEYNFEFDIVSDAPVVAAPAAKKEEVKSEEA
- the rpsR gene encoding 30S ribosomal protein S18; this encodes MAIDEMAKQASAGGESEVKFLTPLDINTKSEKKYCRFKKYGIKHVDYKDADFLLQFVNEQGKILPRRYTGTSLKYQRKVSAAIKRARHLSLLPYVADLLK
- the rpsF gene encoding 30S ribosomal protein S6 yields the protein MNNYETVFILTPVLSEAQVEEAVNKYVDLIKEKNCEIVAKENWGLKKLAYPIQLKKNGFYTLIEFKGEGTVVADLELAFKRDERVIRYLTTKLDKHAVEYAVTRRAKVKAAKA
- a CDS encoding NAD(P)H-binding protein is translated as MNENILVIGGEGKNGRRVVEKLRNMGFSVFSTTRTKEEVKTDLLFFDWNDVSTYEPAVSNIDKVYIVHPDTSVPDAYEQINLLISWMVKKGVSKAVLLSGRGQESVQKCEDILINSPLKWTIIRSAWFNQNFSEGHFLHGIQSGSVTFMAGSVKEPFVDLDDLSDAVVECLIHEKYNGKIYEVTGDGLLTFEEAVETIGNSLGRDIKYNFLNKNEYLELLKNIGLPHFVAEHMTIAFGEILDGRNENIGSGIQEILGRRPKKFRDFVKSSQFS
- a CDS encoding helix-turn-helix domain-containing protein, giving the protein MNNSHFKEVEEEDAEFYVYHVLTGNITTDIHYHSSAQLVYAEGGIVHVFTDLKHWYLPARCFMWIPAGTPHYLFSTSPKVDLYNFYFKKEEEESGFFDEINIYSVNELLREMILYTKDWDGKITKNDGSKYYFLKALKGVLPEKRDKKLAFPVQHPFPKDETLLKIARYIHANLEKPLTIESTAKEFGMSTRTLSRKFKEILGMNYVRFLRALRITRSLELMLESKYNMYEIAMMVGYNSLSSFSNIFKKVIGVAPTEYQQKLRGDR